A section of the Paracoccaceae bacterium genome encodes:
- the phaR gene encoding polyhydroxyalkanoate synthesis repressor PhaR: MADKTAPLLIKRYASRRLYNTETSDYVTLDDVASFIRAGRDVQIVDLKSGDDLTRQYLLQIIAEHESRGENVLPTDVLTDLVRSYTSQAQSVVPQFLAMSFEMLRDGQSKVMDNLGSSPMAKMPGFDAMKAQQEAFMKAMTGGLANWGSPSQPAEADANAESDLDEIKAQLAAMQDKLSKMGKKS, from the coding sequence ATGGCCGACAAGACCGCGCCGCTTCTGATCAAACGCTATGCCAGCCGCCGTTTGTACAACACCGAAACCAGCGATTACGTGACGCTGGACGATGTCGCCTCGTTCATCCGGGCGGGCCGCGACGTGCAGATCGTCGACCTCAAATCCGGCGACGACCTGACCCGGCAGTACCTGTTGCAGATCATCGCTGAACACGAAAGCCGTGGCGAAAACGTGCTGCCGACGGATGTGCTGACCGATCTGGTGCGCAGCTATACCAGTCAGGCACAATCCGTGGTGCCGCAATTCCTGGCGATGAGCTTTGAGATGTTGCGCGACGGTCAGTCCAAGGTGATGGACAACCTTGGTTCCAGCCCGATGGCCAAAATGCCCGGCTTCGATGCCATGAAAGCCCAGCAAGAGGCGTTCATGAAAGCAATGACCGGGGGTCTGGCGAATTGGGGCAGTCCTTCGCAACCGGCCGAGGCTGACGCGAATGCCGAAAGTGACCTGGATGAAATCAAGGCCCAGCTGGCGGCGATGCAGGACAAGCTTTCGAAGATGGGAAAGAAATCCTGA
- a CDS encoding phasin, PhaP: MAQQDYTKMVQDFFGAFPVDMTAGQDAFKSAVAFNEKLSAVALNAAEKSTEISTKWTQDTLAKVGTVTKAQKDPADYSKVVTDFASAASEMTSESLAAYAEVAKKVQMDTVELLMAAGKDAGEELSAAAKKATDDVTKAAKKAAKAA; the protein is encoded by the coding sequence ATGGCACAGCAAGATTACACCAAGATGGTTCAGGATTTCTTCGGCGCATTCCCGGTCGACATGACCGCCGGTCAGGACGCCTTCAAATCCGCCGTCGCTTTCAACGAAAAGCTGAGCGCGGTTGCCCTGAATGCGGCTGAAAAGTCGACCGAGATTTCGACCAAATGGACCCAGGACACCCTGGCCAAAGTCGGCACCGTGACCAAAGCCCAGAAGGACCCGGCTGATTATTCGAAAGTCGTCACCGATTTCGCATCGGCTGCGTCCGAAATGACCTCCGAGTCGCTGGCCGCTTACGCCGAAGTTGCCAAGAAAGTTCAGATGGACACCGTCGAACTGCTGATGGCTGCTGGTAAAGACGCTGGTGAGGAACTCTCGGCAGCTGCCAAGAAAGCCACCGACGACGTGACCAAGGCCGCGAAGAAAGCTGCGAAAGCCGCTTGA
- the phaC gene encoding class I poly(R)-hydroxyalkanoic acid synthase, with product MTNDDIKNAPADDAGLDRLNQNIAKVEDLSARLVAALSNKKSVREGLQAPSPDLFAKAATAYFSEMMANPSKMIEQQVGYWGKTLKHYVEAQEHLLEGKLDLPEDTGPTDPRFSNPMWATNPYFNYVKQQYLFNSQAISDAVQGIEVDDPRDKKRLEFFSRQIMDMLSPTNFLATNPEALTKAVETEGQSLVDGLENLVRDIEANEGDLLVTLADRNAFKVGENLGTTPGSVVFRNRMFELIQYTPTTDKVHAIPLLIFPPWINKFYILDMKEKNSLIKWMVDQGYTVFVVSWVNPDASYADVGLEEYIEEGYLTAIAEVKKITRQIQVNATGYCIGGTTLALTLALMAKRGDTSVNSATFFTTLTDFSDQGEIGVFLNDDFVDGIEAECTENGILHSFFMSRTFSFLRSNDLIYGPAIKSYMMGEAPPAFDLLFWNGDSTNLPGRMAVQYLRHLCQNNEFADGGFELLGETLTSSDVVVPLMAIACETDHIAAWKASYASMRAMGSGDKSFVVSQSGHIAGIVNPPSKKKYGHYVNSDWPELADDWMEGAGFVDGSWWPAWDAWLSGRSGKQVAARKPGAKGQKILAPAPGTYVVSKVND from the coding sequence ATGACAAATGATGATATTAAGAACGCGCCCGCTGATGATGCAGGGTTGGATCGGCTGAACCAGAATATCGCCAAGGTTGAGGATCTGTCAGCCCGGTTGGTTGCAGCGCTCAGCAACAAGAAATCGGTGCGTGAAGGCCTGCAAGCCCCCAGCCCGGATTTGTTCGCCAAGGCGGCGACAGCGTATTTTTCCGAGATGATGGCAAATCCGTCGAAAATGATCGAACAGCAGGTCGGATATTGGGGCAAAACGCTGAAGCACTATGTTGAAGCGCAGGAGCATCTGCTGGAGGGCAAGCTGGACCTGCCCGAAGACACCGGCCCGACCGATCCGCGGTTTTCCAACCCGATGTGGGCCACCAACCCCTATTTCAACTATGTCAAACAGCAGTATCTGTTCAATTCGCAGGCGATCAGCGATGCGGTTCAGGGGATCGAAGTGGACGATCCGCGCGATAAGAAACGGCTGGAATTCTTCTCTCGCCAAATCATGGACATGCTGTCCCCGACAAATTTTCTGGCCACCAACCCCGAAGCGCTGACCAAGGCGGTCGAGACCGAAGGCCAAAGCCTGGTGGACGGGCTTGAAAACCTGGTCCGGGATATTGAGGCGAACGAAGGCGACCTGCTGGTCACGCTGGCGGATCGCAATGCCTTCAAAGTGGGTGAGAACCTTGGGACGACGCCCGGCTCGGTCGTGTTCCGCAACCGGATGTTCGAGCTGATCCAGTACACGCCGACGACCGACAAGGTTCATGCGATCCCGCTGCTGATCTTCCCGCCCTGGATCAACAAATTCTACATCCTCGACATGAAGGAAAAGAACAGCCTGATCAAATGGATGGTTGATCAGGGGTACACGGTCTTCGTTGTCAGCTGGGTGAACCCGGACGCATCCTATGCCGACGTCGGGTTGGAGGAGTATATCGAAGAGGGGTATCTGACCGCCATCGCCGAGGTCAAAAAAATCACCCGACAAATACAGGTGAACGCCACCGGATATTGTATCGGCGGGACGACACTGGCGCTGACCCTGGCGCTGATGGCGAAGCGTGGCGATACCTCGGTCAACTCGGCGACGTTTTTCACCACGCTCACTGATTTTTCCGATCAGGGAGAGATTGGCGTTTTCCTCAACGACGATTTCGTTGACGGGATCGAGGCGGAATGCACCGAAAACGGTATCCTGCATTCGTTCTTCATGTCGCGGACGTTTTCGTTCCTGCGCAGCAACGACCTGATCTATGGCCCGGCGATCAAAAGCTATATGATGGGCGAGGCGCCGCCTGCCTTCGACCTGCTGTTCTGGAACGGCGACAGCACCAATCTGCCGGGGCGCATGGCGGTGCAATATCTGCGACACCTGTGCCAGAACAACGAATTCGCCGATGGCGGGTTTGAACTGCTGGGCGAAACGCTGACATCCTCGGACGTGGTTGTGCCGCTTATGGCAATCGCGTGCGAGACGGATCACATTGCCGCCTGGAAGGCGAGTTATGCGTCGATGCGGGCGATGGGGTCGGGCGACAAAAGCTTCGTGGTTTCGCAAAGCGGGCATATCGCCGGGATCGTCAATCCACCGTCGAAGAAGAAATACGGCCACTATGTGAATAGCGACTGGCCCGAGCTTGCTGACGACTGGATGGAGGGCGCGGGTTTCGTCGATGGATCGTGGTGGCCTGCCTGGGATGCCTGGCTGTCCGGCCGCTCCGGCAAGCAGGTTGCGGCGCGCAAACCGGGGGCAAAGGGGCAAAAAATTCTTGCCCCCGCACCGGGAACCTATGTTGTTTCCAAGGTAAACGACTGA
- the phaZ gene encoding polyhydroxyalkanoate depolymerase produces the protein MRQMATYDLIETMRTTNKWLGATARALGSYPATGLVPNPMFNWIAAWGEVTERTFSRMVTRPDWGIDTISNEDGRDHMVTIDKVVEKPFGDLIRFSVAGRPDKKRRILLVAPMSGHYATLLRSTVRSLLPDAEVWVTDWHNARDIPVSTGKFDVEDYTLYLAEFMEHLGHDTHVIAVCQPVPLALAATAYLADQNPKAQPKTLTLIGGPVDPDAAPTDVTDFGRRVTMGQLEHMVIQRVGLKYAGVGRMVYPGLLQLASFMSMNGERHGQAFQDQVMATARGEAGDHDKHNKFYDEYLAVMDMTAEFYLSTVERIFKAREVATNSFTIAGKPVDIAAIKDVAVNVIEGEEDDISAPGQCLAALDLLSGLPEAKKASHLEPDAGHYGIFAGRSWRQNIRPLVLDFIDAQSGGKRRKPANSTRRPAKPEPVVDLASTAKGPLPV, from the coding sequence ATGCGCCAGATGGCCACCTATGACCTGATCGAAACCATGCGCACCACTAACAAGTGGCTGGGGGCGACTGCGCGCGCGCTGGGCTCCTATCCCGCGACCGGTCTGGTGCCAAACCCGATGTTCAACTGGATCGCGGCCTGGGGCGAAGTGACCGAACGTACGTTTTCGCGTATGGTCACCCGGCCCGATTGGGGTATCGACACGATCAGCAATGAAGACGGGCGTGACCACATGGTGACGATCGACAAGGTGGTTGAAAAACCCTTTGGCGATCTGATCCGCTTTAGCGTCGCGGGGCGCCCCGACAAAAAACGCCGGATCCTGCTGGTGGCGCCGATGTCCGGCCACTATGCCACGCTGCTGCGTTCAACCGTGCGCAGCCTGCTGCCGGATGCCGAAGTCTGGGTGACCGACTGGCACAATGCGCGCGATATTCCGGTTAGCACCGGCAAATTCGATGTCGAGGATTACACGCTCTACCTGGCCGAGTTTATGGAGCATCTGGGCCACGACACCCATGTGATCGCCGTGTGTCAACCCGTCCCGCTGGCGCTGGCGGCGACGGCCTATCTGGCCGACCAGAACCCCAAGGCGCAGCCGAAAACCCTGACCCTGATCGGCGGCCCGGTGGATCCGGACGCCGCACCCACGGATGTGACCGATTTCGGGCGCCGCGTTACCATGGGCCAGTTGGAGCATATGGTGATCCAGCGTGTCGGGCTGAAATACGCAGGCGTCGGGCGCATGGTCTATCCGGGCCTGCTGCAACTGGCGAGCTTCATGTCGATGAACGGCGAACGCCACGGGCAGGCCTTTCAGGATCAGGTCATGGCGACAGCGCGCGGTGAAGCCGGGGATCACGACAAGCACAACAAGTTCTACGACGAATACCTCGCCGTGATGGACATGACGGCAGAATTCTACCTCTCAACGGTCGAACGTATTTTCAAAGCCCGTGAGGTTGCCACCAACAGTTTCACCATCGCAGGGAAGCCTGTCGATATCGCTGCGATCAAGGATGTCGCCGTGAACGTGATCGAGGGGGAGGAGGACGACATTTCCGCCCCCGGCCAATGCCTTGCGGCGCTGGACCTGCTGTCCGGCCTGCCCGAGGCCAAAAAGGCCAGCCATCTGGAACCCGATGCGGGCCACTACGGTATTTTTGCGGGGCGCAGCTGGCGTCAGAATATCCGACCCCTGGTACTGGATTTCATCGACGCGCAGTCTGGCGGCAAAAGGCGCAAGCCGGCGAATTCCACCCGACGCCCGGCCAAGCCGGAACCGGTGGTTGATCTGGCCTCGACCGCGAAAGGGCCTTTGCCGGTCTGA
- a CDS encoding epoxyalkane--coenzyme M transferase, which translates to MTRIKTTHVGSLPRSQKIVDFIFAREKGAAYDMAEFDAAMTEGVNETVRRQVEAGIDMVSDGETSKISYATYVKDRYTGFGGDSPRNAPADLKLFPSFLERLADDGGTPTYARPMCVGEVKSKGQGELEKDIANLKAAITSQGAGGGFMNAASPGVISLFLQNDFYKTRDAYLAALADAMAAEYRTIVDSGLMLQLDCPDLALSRHMLFNDLSDAEFIKIAGSHVEALNHALDGIDPARVRVHICWGNYEGPHVCDIEMAKMFDTLMNARAGSVLFETSNPRHAHEWTVFRDRKADIPDDKILIPGVIDSTTNFVEHPEVVAQRIERFTDIVGAERVMAGSDCGFGTFAGFGAVDPEIAFAKLAALSEGAGLASARL; encoded by the coding sequence ATGACCCGCATCAAAACCACTCATGTCGGCAGTCTGCCGCGCAGCCAGAAAATCGTGGATTTCATCTTCGCGCGCGAAAAGGGCGCGGCCTATGACATGGCCGAATTTGACGCCGCAATGACCGAAGGGGTCAACGAAACCGTCCGCCGCCAGGTCGAGGCCGGAATCGATATGGTCAGCGACGGAGAAACGTCCAAGATCAGCTATGCCACCTACGTCAAGGATCGCTACACCGGGTTCGGCGGCGACAGCCCCAGGAATGCACCCGCCGACCTGAAGCTGTTCCCCAGCTTCCTTGAACGGCTGGCAGACGACGGTGGCACGCCGACCTACGCGCGTCCGATGTGCGTGGGCGAAGTAAAGTCCAAAGGTCAAGGAGAGTTGGAGAAAGACATCGCCAACCTCAAGGCGGCGATCACGAGCCAGGGGGCTGGCGGCGGTTTCATGAACGCCGCCTCGCCCGGCGTGATCAGCCTGTTCCTGCAAAACGACTTCTACAAGACGCGCGACGCCTATCTTGCAGCACTGGCCGATGCCATGGCGGCGGAATACCGCACAATCGTCGACTCGGGGCTGATGCTGCAACTGGACTGCCCGGATCTGGCGCTGTCACGGCACATGCTGTTCAACGATCTCAGCGATGCAGAATTCATCAAGATTGCCGGATCCCATGTCGAAGCGCTGAACCATGCGCTGGACGGCATCGACCCTGCGCGGGTGCGTGTCCACATCTGCTGGGGCAATTACGAAGGCCCGCATGTCTGCGATATCGAGATGGCGAAAATGTTCGACACGTTGATGAATGCGCGTGCCGGTTCGGTCTTGTTCGAAACCTCGAACCCGCGTCACGCGCATGAATGGACAGTATTCCGCGACCGAAAGGCCGACATCCCGGACGACAAGATCCTGATCCCAGGCGTCATCGACAGTACCACGAATTTCGTCGAGCATCCCGAAGTCGTCGCCCAGCGCATTGAACGCTTCACCGATATCGTCGGGGCCGAACGTGTGATGGCCGGATCAGACTGCGGCTTCGGCACCTTTGCAGGCTTCGGTGCGGTCGATCCCGAGATTGCATTCGCCAAACTGGCGGCGCTGTCCGAAGGCGCAGGGCTTGCGTCCGCGCGCCTCTGA
- a CDS encoding IS630 family transposase (programmed frameshift), with protein sequence MSAPLPSALRIRFQRYIEEGLSGRAAALRLKLSPATGARWARQVRMKGHAEPARQGPPRDKGKLAPHREFFEELIAQDPDITLFELRNALADAEGVRVHHSSIANLLSRLGFTYKKSLVATERRRAKVRQQRADWFRYRSPAIATFPERVVFIDETAVKTNLTRLRGRAKRGKRLTMDAPFGSWGTQTLIAGLTQGALIAPWVIKGAIDGPAFAAYIREVLVPEINPGTVVILDNLATHRNKEATQALRNHGCWFLYLPPYSPDLNPIEQAFSKLKAHLRRIGARSFTQVFEAIGAICDLYDPVECWNYFKAAGYVSG encoded by the exons ATGTCAGCACCTTTGCCATCTGCGCTTCGGATACGGTTTCAGAGATACATTGAAGAAGGGTTGAGCGGGCGCGCGGCGGCGTTGCGGTTGAAGCTGTCGCCTGCCACAGGCGCGCGGTGGGCGCGTCAGGTGAGGATGAAGGGTCATGCGGAACCTGCCCGGCAGGGACCGCCGCGCGACAAGGGAAAGCTGGCTCCGCATCGGGAATTCTTTGAGGAGTTGATCGCACAAGACCCTGACATCACGCTCTTTGAGTTGCGTAATGCGCTGGCCGATGCAGAGGGTGTGCGGGTGCATCACTCCTCCATCGCCAACCTTCTGTCCCGGCTCGGCTTCACGTAC AAAAAGTCGCTGGTCGCAACCGAGCGCCGCCGCGCCAAGGTAAGGCAGCAACGGGCCGACTGGTTCAGATACCGCTCGCCAGCCATTGCGACCTTTCCTGAGCGCGTTGTCTTTATTGACGAAACCGCAGTGAAGACAAACCTCACGCGCCTACGCGGCAGAGCCAAGCGCGGTAAGCGCCTGACGATGGATGCGCCCTTCGGAAGCTGGGGAACCCAAACCTTGATCGCGGGCCTGACCCAAGGCGCGCTGATCGCACCTTGGGTCATCAAGGGAGCGATAGATGGCCCCGCCTTCGCGGCCTACATCCGCGAAGTGCTGGTCCCCGAGATCAACCCCGGCACTGTCGTCATTCTCGACAACCTGGCAACCCACCGGAATAAGGAGGCGACGCAGGCTTTACGCAATCACGGCTGCTGGTTCCTTTACCTGCCACCGTACTCGCCCGACCTGAATCCCATCGAGCAGGCCTTCTCTAAACTGAAAGCCCATTTGCGACGGATCGGGGCCAGGTCCTTTACCCAGGTCTTCGAAGCAATCGGAGCAATCTGCGATCTCTACGACCCAGTAGAATGCTGGAACTACTTTAAGGCCGCCGGATATGTCTCAGGTTAA
- a CDS encoding IS630 family transposase (programmed frameshift) gives MGKSLSLDIRERVVALVDEGLSCHEAARRLRISVASAVRIMQRKRRTGGVKAAPQGRPRRSKLDAASEWLKLRVQAEPDITMPELAEALKQEHDLIATPAMLSRHLLHRLGFTYKKILIATERLRKRVRAARYEWRRRMPRMRREPHRLVFIDETAVTTKMTRLRGRSLRGTRLEADAPFGHWRTQTFIAGLRMDELSAPWVLDGPMNRAAFDIYIETQLVPTLQPGDVVIADNLSSHKSAKAQAILKAQGSWLLFLPPYSPDLNPIEMAYAKLKAHLRRLKARTFDALFQSVAQTCDLFPPEECRNLFKAAGYVAD, from the exons ATGGGGAAATCACTGTCTTTGGACATTCGAGAGCGCGTCGTCGCGCTGGTAGATGAAGGACTTTCCTGCCATGAGGCGGCCCGGCGTTTGCGGATATCGGTCGCGAGCGCGGTGCGGATCATGCAGCGCAAAAGGCGAACCGGCGGCGTGAAAGCTGCGCCTCAAGGACGGCCTCGACGCAGCAAGTTGGACGCGGCGTCCGAGTGGTTGAAATTACGCGTGCAAGCTGAACCGGACATCACCATGCCGGAGCTGGCCGAAGCGTTGAAGCAGGAGCATGACCTAATCGCCACACCGGCGATGCTCTCGCGTCACTTGCTTCATCGCCTTGGGTTCACATATAAAAAAATA CTGATCGCAACGGAAAGGCTGCGCAAACGGGTTCGCGCCGCGCGATACGAGTGGCGGCGTCGGATGCCGAGGATGCGCCGTGAGCCGCATAGGCTGGTGTTTATCGACGAAACCGCCGTCACCACCAAGATGACACGCCTGCGGGGCCGATCCCTCCGGGGGACTCGGCTTGAGGCGGACGCGCCCTTCGGCCACTGGCGCACGCAAACCTTCATCGCCGGGCTGCGGATGGATGAACTCAGCGCACCCTGGGTTCTGGACGGCCCCATGAACCGCGCCGCCTTCGACATATACATTGAAACCCAATTGGTTCCGACCTTGCAGCCAGGTGACGTCGTGATCGCTGACAACCTGTCGTCCCACAAATCCGCAAAGGCACAGGCCATCCTGAAAGCGCAGGGAAGCTGGCTCCTCTTCCTGCCGCCCTACAGCCCCGACCTGAACCCTATCGAAATGGCATACGCCAAGCTCAAAGCACATCTGCGACGGCTGAAAGCACGTACCTTCGACGCGCTGTTCCAATCCGTCGCACAAACCTGCGACCTCTTTCCACCAGAAGAATGCAGAAACCTCTTCAAGGCTGCCGGATATGTTGCAGATTAA
- the cobT gene encoding cobaltochelatase subunit CobT, translating into MNKPTDNPADPFKKALAEATKVMADDAELSVSFTVDPPGLSNDSVRLPQVSRRMTRDEVLLARGTADAFALRHKFHDPATFNRYSPDGQMARDLYEAMEEARCEAMGARDMPGTAGNIDAKIASEAAKKGFGEITEAAQAPLATAAGYLVRHLATGRDLPPDAANVMELWRGFMESQAAENFDSIDDALADQASFARLARQIISDLGYGDQLGDDPDADEDSDDAGEETDEAEDNPDSQNDGDDEGEDDEDASPERSQDDMDDAAQAQVSMEDMEDQEQGDEAELPEGDQPLEPPPPAPVSEADPNYAVFCDEFDEEILAEDLAEPAVLERLRAYLDQQLEPLKGAVSRLANKLQRRLQAQQNRSWLFDLEEGTLDAGRLARVVANPTTPLSFKQEKDTEFRDTVVTLLLDNSGSMRGRPISIAAICADVLARTLERCQVKVEILGFTTRAWKGGQAREKWLNDGRVQLPGRLNDLRHIVYKSADAPWRRTRPNLGLMMKEGLLKENIDGEALEWAHRRTARRAEARKILMVISDGAPVDDSTLSVNPANYLEKHLRDVIAMVEKKRAVELIAIGIGHDVTRYYDRAVTITDVEQLAGAMTEQLASLFDNDPRAKARMVGIKRAS; encoded by the coding sequence ATGAACAAACCCACCGACAACCCAGCCGATCCGTTCAAAAAGGCCCTGGCCGAGGCGACGAAGGTCATGGCGGACGATGCCGAATTGTCGGTCAGCTTTACGGTGGACCCGCCGGGCCTGTCCAACGACTCGGTGCGCCTGCCGCAGGTTTCCCGCCGGATGACGCGGGATGAGGTGTTGCTGGCGCGCGGCACTGCGGACGCTTTCGCGCTGCGCCACAAGTTCCACGACCCCGCCACCTTCAACCGCTATTCCCCCGACGGACAGATGGCCCGCGATCTTTACGAGGCGATGGAAGAAGCACGGTGCGAAGCGATGGGCGCGCGCGATATGCCGGGAACCGCCGGTAACATCGACGCCAAGATCGCGAGCGAGGCGGCCAAGAAAGGGTTCGGAGAGATTACCGAGGCCGCGCAGGCCCCGCTTGCCACTGCCGCCGGATATCTGGTCCGCCATCTGGCCACAGGCCGCGACCTGCCGCCTGATGCGGCGAATGTTATGGAGTTGTGGCGCGGGTTCATGGAATCCCAGGCGGCCGAAAACTTTGACAGCATCGACGACGCGCTGGCCGATCAGGCGTCTTTCGCGCGCCTCGCCCGGCAGATTATTTCCGACCTCGGCTATGGCGACCAACTGGGCGACGACCCGGATGCGGATGAAGACAGCGACGACGCGGGCGAGGAAACGGACGAAGCCGAAGACAACCCCGACAGCCAGAATGATGGCGATGACGAAGGCGAAGACGACGAAGACGCCAGCCCCGAGCGATCCCAGGACGACATGGACGATGCTGCGCAGGCGCAGGTCTCGATGGAGGATATGGAGGATCAGGAACAGGGGGATGAGGCCGAATTGCCAGAAGGCGATCAGCCGCTTGAACCGCCGCCCCCTGCCCCGGTCAGCGAGGCGGATCCGAACTACGCCGTCTTCTGTGACGAATTTGACGAAGAAATCTTGGCCGAAGATCTGGCCGAACCGGCGGTACTGGAGCGCTTGCGCGCCTACCTCGACCAGCAGCTGGAACCGCTGAAAGGCGCGGTCAGCCGGTTGGCCAACAAGTTGCAGCGCCGGTTGCAGGCGCAACAGAACCGCAGTTGGCTGTTCGATCTTGAGGAAGGCACGCTGGATGCCGGTCGCCTGGCGCGTGTTGTCGCCAACCCCACCACACCGCTGTCCTTCAAGCAGGAAAAGGACACCGAGTTCCGCGACACGGTGGTCACGCTGCTGCTGGATAACTCCGGTTCGATGCGGGGCCGCCCGATTTCCATCGCGGCGATTTGCGCTGACGTGCTGGCGCGCACGTTGGAGCGCTGTCAGGTCAAGGTCGAGATCCTGGGCTTCACCACCCGCGCCTGGAAGGGCGGGCAAGCGCGCGAGAAATGGCTGAACGACGGGCGCGTGCAGCTGCCCGGGCGCCTGAACGATCTGCGCCACATCGTCTATAAATCCGCCGATGCCCCTTGGCGGCGGACCCGGCCAAATCTGGGTCTGATGATGAAAGAAGGGTTGCTGAAGGAAAACATCGACGGCGAGGCGCTGGAATGGGCACACCGGCGTACCGCGCGCCGGGCCGAGGCGCGCAAGATCCTGATGGTGATCTCAGACGGCGCGCCGGTGGATGATTCAACGCTGTCCGTGAACCCCGCGAACTACCTTGAAAAGCACCTGCGCGATGTGATTGCCATGGTCGAGAAAAAGCGCGCCGTCGAACTGATCGCCATCGGTATCGGCCACGATGTGACGCGGTATTACGACCGGGCGGTCACGATCACCGATGTGGAACAGCTTGCCGGGGCGATGACGGAACAGCTTGCCAGCCTGTTTGACAACGACCCGCGTGCCAAGGCGCGGATGGTGGGTATCAAGCGCGCAAGCTGA
- the cobS gene encoding cobaltochelatase subunit CobS yields the protein MADGTRDASAKPTEDISVSEVFGIDSEMPVKGFAERTDRVPEVDTTYKFDPETTLAILAGFAHNRRVMIQGYHGTGKSTHIEQVAARLNWPCVRVNLDSHISRIDLIGKDAIKLVDGKQITQFQEGILPWALRNPTAIVFDEYDAGRADVMFVIQRVLETDGKLTLLDQNEVITPHPSFRLFATANTVGLGDTTGLYHGTQQINQGQMDRWSLVATLNYLSHDAEAAIVLSKAPTYNNDKGRKIISQMVTVADLTRVAFMNGDLSTVMSPRTVIAWAENARIFRDVGYAFRLSFLNKCDELERQTVAEFYQRCFDEELPESAASVALG from the coding sequence ATGGCGGACGGAACGCGCGACGCATCGGCGAAACCAACCGAGGATATCTCGGTCAGTGAAGTGTTTGGCATCGACAGCGAGATGCCCGTCAAAGGATTTGCCGAGCGCACCGACCGCGTTCCCGAAGTGGATACGACCTATAAATTCGATCCCGAAACGACGCTGGCGATCCTGGCCGGGTTTGCCCACAACCGGCGGGTGATGATCCAGGGCTATCACGGAACGGGCAAATCGACGCATATCGAACAGGTCGCAGCGCGGCTGAACTGGCCCTGCGTTCGGGTAAACCTCGATTCGCACATCAGCCGGATCGACCTGATCGGCAAGGATGCGATCAAGCTGGTCGATGGCAAACAGATCACCCAGTTTCAGGAAGGCATCCTGCCCTGGGCGCTGCGCAATCCGACCGCGATCGTGTTTGATGAATATGATGCGGGCCGCGCCGACGTGATGTTCGTGATCCAGCGGGTGCTGGAAACGGACGGCAAGCTGACGCTGCTGGACCAGAACGAGGTTATCACCCCGCACCCGTCTTTCCGCCTGTTCGCAACCGCGAATACCGTCGGCCTGGGCGACACCACGGGCCTGTACCACGGCACCCAGCAGATCAACCAGGGCCAGATGGACCGCTGGTCGCTGGTCGCGACGCTGAATTATCTGAGCCACGATGCCGAGGCGGCCATCGTCCTGTCCAAGGCGCCGACCTATAACAACGACAAGGGCCGCAAGATCATCAGCCAGATGGTCACCGTGGCCGATCTGACCCGCGTCGCCTTCATGAACGGCGACCTGAGCACGGTCATGAGCCCCCGAACGGTCATCGCCTGGGCCGAAAACGCCCGCATCTTCCGCGACGTCGGCTATGCCTTCCGCCTGAGCTTCCTCAACAAATGCGACGAGTTGGAACGCCAGACCGTGGCGGAGTTCTATCAGCGGTGCTTTGATGAGGAACTGCCGGAGAGTGCCGCGAGCGTGGCGTTGGGGTGA
- the msrB gene encoding peptide-methionine (R)-S-oxide reductase MsrB, with the protein MDRRTFLTTTAAGAAALAIAGPANAFEIERTEAEWRKMLTKTQFKVMRQNGTERAGSSPLDKNYAAGTYHCHGCDLPVYPSSTKFDSGTGWPSFWQSLPNAVRTKPDRKLLSVRTEVHCRRCGSHLGHIFDDGPAPTGKRHCLNGVSLVFKAA; encoded by the coding sequence ATGGACCGCCGCACCTTTCTGACCACCACCGCCGCCGGAGCCGCCGCCCTGGCCATCGCAGGCCCGGCAAACGCATTCGAAATTGAACGGACCGAGGCTGAGTGGCGCAAGATGCTGACCAAGACCCAGTTCAAGGTCATGCGCCAGAACGGGACCGAGCGTGCCGGATCGTCGCCGCTGGACAAGAACTATGCGGCCGGCACCTATCATTGCCATGGCTGCGATCTGCCGGTTTACCCGTCGAGCACCAAATTCGACAGCGGCACCGGCTGGCCGTCATTCTGGCAGAGCCTGCCGAACGCCGTGCGCACCAAGCCGGATCGTAAACTGCTGAGTGTCCGCACGGAAGTTCATTGCCGCCGCTGTGGTTCGCATCTTGGTCACATCTTCGACGATGGCCCGGCGCCAACCGGTAAGCGGCACTGCCTGAACGGTGTCAGCCTGGTGTTCAAAGCGGCGTAA